From a region of the Candidatus Jettenia caeni genome:
- a CDS encoding adenylylsulfate kinase encodes MNKGFTVWFTGLSGAGKSTISHLLKEKLKEFGRDVELLDGDVVRTNLCQDLGFSGQDSDITIQRIAFICKLLTRNGIAVISAAISPYREARDKARNEIGNFIEVYVKCPLEVCVERDVKGLYKKAFKGEIQSFTGVSHPYEEPRNPDLILETNKETVEESINKIIKKLIELGYLNTKEDVYSSEEESKIIKRLSGLGYIN; translated from the coding sequence ATGAATAAAGGTTTTACCGTTTGGTTTACCGGATTATCAGGGGCAGGAAAGTCAACAATCTCTCATCTTCTGAAAGAAAAACTGAAAGAATTTGGCAGAGATGTGGAACTACTCGATGGTGATGTGGTGAGAACAAATCTTTGTCAGGATTTGGGTTTTAGTGGGCAGGACAGCGATATTACTATCCAACGTATCGCATTTATCTGCAAATTATTAACGAGAAATGGTATTGCCGTTATCTCTGCTGCTATATCTCCTTACCGGGAAGCAAGAGACAAAGCCCGTAACGAAATTGGCAACTTTATTGAGGTTTACGTGAAATGTCCTTTAGAGGTATGTGTTGAACGAGATGTTAAGGGATTATATAAGAAGGCGTTTAAAGGTGAGATCCAAAGTTTTACAGGAGTCTCGCATCCGTATGAGGAACCACGAAACCCCGATCTTATACTGGAAACAAATAAGGAAACTGTTGAAGAATCCATCAATAAGATAATAAAAAAATTGATAGAGTTGGGATACCTTAATACGAAAGAAGATGTATATTCATCTGAAGAAGAGAGCAAAATAATAAAAAGGCTATCCGGGCTGGGTTATATTAATTAA
- a CDS encoding cobalamin 5'-phosphate synthase, translating into MNNFLWALKFLTIIPIDRGDRIKPKSMGSVVSWFPTVGLCIGIFLSTACLPFYLFFPPRIADALIIVVYIAITGAFHLDGFADTCDGIWGGWNKEKRLEIMKDSRIGSFGAIGLICLLGLKYISLASIAETCAIHNSPFDVCTRYVSCSIPTVLMNTCAALMVMPVVGRWVQVCAAGLSSYARSESGTGSFILNTTTVRHIIYTSFLPLFLLWFFYNLNGVMIFALIIAFTLIWIWYMKKKIGGMTGDTLGATHEVIELVFLLSVCLPWLK; encoded by the coding sequence ATGAATAATTTTTTATGGGCGCTTAAATTCCTGACTATTATCCCTATTGACAGAGGAGATAGGATAAAACCGAAGAGCATGGGTTCCGTTGTCTCCTGGTTTCCAACGGTAGGTTTATGCATCGGTATCTTTTTATCCACAGCCTGCTTACCCTTCTATCTCTTTTTCCCCCCCCGTATTGCTGATGCCTTGATTATTGTTGTTTATATTGCAATAACCGGGGCATTTCACCTCGATGGATTTGCCGATACCTGTGATGGCATTTGGGGTGGCTGGAATAAAGAAAAACGGTTGGAAATAATGAAAGATAGCCGTATAGGCAGCTTTGGAGCTATTGGACTGATTTGCCTGCTAGGGTTGAAATATATTAGCCTGGCTAGTATAGCCGAAACCTGTGCAATACATAACTCGCCTTTTGATGTCTGCACAAGGTATGTTTCCTGTTCCATTCCAACGGTCTTAATGAATACGTGTGCTGCATTGATGGTAATGCCCGTTGTAGGAAGATGGGTGCAGGTGTGCGCAGCAGGGTTATCCTCATATGCCCGAAGCGAATCGGGTACGGGAAGTTTTATCCTGAATACTACAACAGTAAGGCACATAATCTATACATCGTTTTTACCATTATTCTTATTGTGGTTTTTTTACAACCTCAACGGGGTAATGATATTTGCACTAATTATTGCTTTTACTCTTATTTGGATTTGGTATATGAAAAAGAAAATTGGCGGGATGACGGGCGATACCTTAGGAGCTACTCATGAGGTCATTGAGCTGGTATTTTTATTGAGTGTTTGTTTACCATGGCTAAAATAA
- a CDS encoding adenosylcobinamide-phosphateguanylyltransferase — MAKITFVLGGARSGKSAFAEGLAKRYHDVVYIATAEVKDDEMRERIQTHRARRPSHWKTVESPYHIDRAISDIQGNANLVLIDCITLYITNMLLCDEIANSVSYPETDMEHLKQKQVQILDEINKLSKACRKSKSDSIVVSNEVGLGIVPDNPLSRLFRDIAGRANQIIADEADEVYFMVAGIPQRLK, encoded by the coding sequence ATGGCTAAAATAACCTTTGTTCTTGGTGGGGCACGTAGTGGAAAATCTGCCTTTGCAGAAGGACTGGCTAAAAGATATCATGACGTGGTTTATATAGCTACTGCAGAGGTCAAGGATGATGAGATGCGTGAAAGGATTCAAACGCACCGTGCCAGACGGCCCTCTCATTGGAAGACCGTAGAATCTCCTTATCATATAGACAGGGCTATATCAGATATACAGGGGAATGCAAATCTTGTGCTCATTGATTGTATTACGTTATACATAACGAATATGCTGTTGTGTGATGAAATAGCAAATTCTGTCAGTTATCCGGAAACAGACATGGAGCATTTGAAACAGAAGCAGGTACAGATCCTTGATGAGATTAATAAACTTAGCAAGGCGTGTCGTAAATCAAAGTCGGATAGTATTGTGGTATCGAATGAGGTTGGACTTGGTATTGTGCCTGATAATCCCCTTTCTCGTCTGTTTCGTGATATTGCAGGCCGTGCAAATCAAATTATTGCGGACGAAGCTGATGAGGTATACTTTATGGTAGCAGGAATTCCTCAAAGATTGAAATAA
- a CDS encoding phosphodiesterase/nucleotide pyrophosphatase, with product MPPELFFDRWLNQLPHIKQLVSHSIYGEMKSTIPAITCPAWMSMMTSANPGRLGLYGFRNRSNYDYNGLSFANSRSVHIDTVWSILSKLGKKVVVIGVPMTYPPQPVNGCMVTCFMTPDTTCEYTYPPNLKFEVEDISHGYILDVEEFRSDDKESILKTIYDMTEKRFRLTRHFIRSKEWDFFMMVEMGPDRIHHAFWKYFDEDHPKYIPGSKYQDVVLNYYKYLDKEIGGILDILREDTMVLIVSDHGAKRMIGGICINEWLIQNGYLKLIQYPRESTSFNKAIVDWENTTVWGEGGYYGRLFMNVKGREPKGVIARQHYEHFRNELIKKLKDLRDENGRNINTQVYKPEEIYSQCNGIPPDLIVYYGDLSWRSIGNVGNRTIWASENDTGPDDANHSQYGIFVMKSDKNYYGIRRKGVTLYDIAPTILSYMNIKIPEDMEGKVIQ from the coding sequence ATGCCGCCTGAACTTTTTTTTGATCGGTGGTTAAATCAATTACCTCATATAAAACAACTTGTTTCTCATAGTATCTATGGCGAGATGAAAAGCACTATTCCTGCAATTACCTGTCCGGCATGGATGTCTATGATGACAAGCGCTAACCCTGGCAGGTTAGGTTTGTATGGGTTCAGAAACCGGTCGAATTATGATTATAATGGTTTATCCTTTGCCAATTCAAGGTCTGTTCATATCGATACCGTATGGAGTATTTTATCGAAATTAGGAAAAAAGGTTGTAGTAATTGGCGTTCCCATGACCTATCCCCCTCAACCTGTCAATGGATGTATGGTTACCTGTTTTATGACGCCAGATACGACATGCGAGTACACCTATCCGCCTAACTTAAAATTTGAGGTAGAAGACATCTCACATGGTTATATTCTCGATGTAGAAGAATTTCGGAGCGATGATAAAGAATCGATCTTAAAGACAATTTATGATATGACGGAGAAACGATTCAGGCTAACCCGCCATTTTATCCGTTCAAAGGAATGGGACTTCTTTATGATGGTAGAAATGGGTCCCGATAGAATACATCATGCTTTCTGGAAGTATTTTGATGAGGATCACCCCAAATATATACCAGGTTCAAAATATCAGGATGTCGTTTTGAATTACTATAAGTATCTCGATAAAGAGATTGGCGGTATCTTGGATATTTTACGTGAAGATACTATGGTTCTCATTGTATCTGATCATGGAGCCAAGAGGATGATCGGGGGAATTTGTATTAATGAATGGCTTATCCAAAACGGATATTTGAAATTGATACAATACCCCAGAGAATCTACGTCGTTTAATAAGGCTATTGTCGATTGGGAGAATACAACGGTCTGGGGTGAAGGCGGTTACTATGGACGATTATTTATGAATGTGAAGGGTCGAGAGCCTAAAGGGGTTATTGCAAGGCAGCACTATGAGCATTTTCGGAATGAGCTGATAAAAAAGCTGAAAGATCTCAGAGATGAAAACGGCCGGAATATTAATACACAAGTATATAAGCCTGAGGAAATTTACTCACAATGTAATGGTATACCACCGGATTTGATTGTGTATTACGGTGACCTCTCCTGGCGGTCTATTGGTAATGTTGGAAACAGGACGATATGGGCTAGTGAAAACGATACAGGTCCGGATGATGCAAATCATTCCCAATATGGTATCTTTGTTATGAAGAGCGATAAAAATTATTACGGAATACGACGTAAAGGTGTTACACTTTATGATATAGCTCCTACCATACTAAGCTATATGAATATTAAAATACCGGAGGATATGGAAGGTAAGGTAATTCAGTAA